Genomic window (Leptotrichia sp. oral taxon 212):
ATAAAATTCAAGGAGAGAAAATGGGTAAAATAGAAGCAATATGCATCTCTGAAAAGAAAGGTACTCCAAAAAAGGAAGTTCTTCATATTAATTTGATTGAAAACTTCGGACTGGAAAATGATGCTCATGGAGGAAACTGGCATAGACAGATCAGTCTCCTTTGTTTTGAAAGTATAGAAAATTTTAAAGTAAAGGGAGCACCTGTAAATTTTGGAAGTTTTGGCGAAAATCTTATAATAAGTGGATTAGATTTCACAAAAATTGTTCCTGGTACTATACTGTCAGGTGATAATTTTGAACTTGAAATAACCCAGATAGGAAAGGACTGCCATAACCGATGCCACATTTATTATGCCATGGGGGATTGCATAATGCCTCGGGAAGGAGTTTTTGCTACTGTGAAAAAAGGTGGAGAAATTAAAAAAGGATGTAATATAGATATAAAAGAATAGAGCAAAACAGAAAGGATATAAATGATAGAAGCAATTCTGCTTTCATTGAAAGTTACTGTAATAGCAGTTTTTGTAACGTTTTTTATTGGAACAGCTCTTGCTTATGTATTTCATAGAAATAACTTTAAATTCAAAAATATTATAGAGACACTGATAGTTCTTCCTATGTCTCTTCCTCCTACTGTAATAGGATATATTCTTCTTATATTGATAGGAAGAAGAGGACTAATTGGAAAATATTTTTATGAATGGTTTGGATGGAATATAGTGTTCAGCTGGAAAGCTGCCTGTCTTGTTGCAGTAGTTGTAACTATTCCATTAATGTATCAAAATGCTAAACTTGGTTTTGACAATGTTCAGAAAGAAATTAAGGAAGCTGCTAAAGTTGACGGAGCTGAATCTTTTCAGATATTAAGGTACATAATTTTTCCTATGGCTTCAAAGGGTATACTTGCCGGAATTCTTCTCTCATGTATACGTGCCATGGGAGAATTTGGTGCCACTCTGATTGTTGCCGGAAATATACCTGGACAGACACAGACAATCCCTCTCCTTATATATTTTTCCATTGAAAGCGGAGAAA
Coding sequences:
- a CDS encoding MOSC domain-containing protein, with amino-acid sequence MGKIEAICISEKKGTPKKEVLHINLIENFGLENDAHGGNWHRQISLLCFESIENFKVKGAPVNFGSFGENLIISGLDFTKIVPGTILSGDNFELEITQIGKDCHNRCHIYYAMGDCIMPREGVFATVKKGGEIKKGCNIDIKE
- the modB gene encoding molybdate ABC transporter permease subunit, whose product is MIEAILLSLKVTVIAVFVTFFIGTALAYVFHRNNFKFKNIIETLIVLPMSLPPTVIGYILLILIGRRGLIGKYFYEWFGWNIVFSWKAACLVAVVVTIPLMYQNAKLGFDNVQKEIKEAAKVDGAESFQILRYIIFPMASKGILAGILLSCIRAMGEFGATLIVAGNIPGQTQTIPLLIYFSIESGEIKKANILIIIIVIFSFILVMVINRLIEKEGKKQGE